The following coding sequences lie in one Apium graveolens cultivar Ventura chromosome 1, ASM990537v1, whole genome shotgun sequence genomic window:
- the LOC141660651 gene encoding phytyl ester synthase 1, chloroplastic, with protein sequence MVSVVKNLRGSPCFGFNLEKRLPRFRVRVSSVSEGKSVLVDGVGVNGEKSKVFGEGNGRVVLNGKSGKDIGRKKLEPLWDDGYGNRTVKDYLELAEEFIKPDGGPPRWFCPVECGEPMENAPVLLFLPGMDGLGMGLILHHKALGEAFEVRCLHIPVRDKTPFEDLVTFVEYSLRSEYAASPNKPIYLVGDSFGGSLALAVASRNPTLDLVLILANPATSFGRSQLQPIFPLLEALPEELQVAVPYLLSGIMGDPMKMAMVNIDKSLPRAIITEKMSTNLTALLPLLSSMSDIIPKDTLLWKLKLLRSAASYANSRLHAVTAEVLILASGNDNMLPSKDEAQRLSTSLRNCKICYFKDNGHTVLLEDDVNLLTIIKGNCKYRRSRKHDFIKDFIPPSMSEYKKAVETYGSYRYYVSPVMLSTMPDGKIVRGLAGVPSEGPVLLVGYHMLMGTELVPLALEFLREKKVLVRGLTHPALFTQQAASSSNEFSFFDLMKVFGALPVTPSNIFKLFSSKSYGLLYPGGAREALHRKGEEYKLFWPDQPEFVRMAAKFGTTIVPFGVVGEDDVAELVLDYNDYMRIPVINDLIKKSNDESIRLRTDMGGEIANQDLYFPGLLPKIPGRFYFLFGKPIETKGRETVLKNRDSANELYLQIKSEVEDNIAYLLKKRKEDPYRNIVDRTIYRAFDTSIDEAPSFEV encoded by the exons ATGGTTTCTGTTGTAAAGAATTTGAGGGGGTCACCTTGTTTTGGGTTTAATTTGGAGAAAAGATTACCTCGGTTTCGAGTTCGAGTTAGTAGTGTTAGTGAAGGGAAGTCAGTTTTAGTTGATGGAGTTGGTGTTAATGGAGAGAAGAGTAAGGTTTTTGGTGAGGGGAATGGTAGGGTGGTTTTGAATGGTAAGAGTGGGAAGGATATTGGTCGGAAGAAGTTGGAGCCTTTGTGGGATGATGGGTATGGGAATCGGACTGTGAAGGATTATCTTGAGTTGGCTGAAGAGTTTATTAAGCCGGATGGTGGACCGCCAAGGTGGTTTTGTCCGGTGGAATGTGGTGAACCGATGGAGAATGCGCCTGTTCTTTTGTTTTTGCCGG GGATGGATGGCCTTGGGATGGGCCTCATATTACACCACAAAGCTCTAGGAGA AGCATTTGAAGTTAGATGCTTGCATATTCCTGTTCGTGACAAAACACCATTTGAAG ATTTGGTGACATTTGTCGAATATTCTTTGAGGAGTGAATATGCTGCCTCTCCAAATAAACCAATTTATCTGGTGGGAGATTCTTTTGGTGGAAGTCTAGCACTAGCAGTTGCTTCTCGCAATCCAACCCTGGATTTGGTGTTAATATTAGCAAATCCAG CCACTTCATTTGGCAGGTCACAGTTGCAACCTATATTTCCGCTGTTGGAGGCGCTTCCTGAAGAACTTCAAGTAGCTGTTCCTTATCTTCTTAGCGGCATTATGG GTGACCCTATGAagatggcaatggtcaacattGATAAGTCACTTCCTCGTGCAATCATTACTGAGAAAATGTCCACCAACCTTACTGCTTTGCTACCACTTCTGTCC TCAATGTCTGATATCATACcaaaagatactcttctttggAAGTTGAAGCTTCTTAGGTCGGCTGCTTCCTACGCAAATTCACGTCTCCATGCCGTAACAGCTGAAGTATTAATTCTTGCAAG TGGCAATGATAACATGCTTCCCAGTAAAGATGAAGCACAAAGGCTTTCAACTTCCTTGAGGAACTGCAAAATTTGTTACTTCAAAGACAATGGACATACTGTTTTATTG GAAGATGATGTCAATTTGTTGACTATTATCAAAGGTAACTGCAAATATCGTCGTTCACGGAAACATGATTTTATTAAGGATTTTATACCTCCTAGCATGTCAGAATATAAGAAGGCGGTTGAAACATACGG GTCATATCGTTATTATGTTAGTCCAGTAATGCTCTCAACTATGCCAGATGGAAAAATTGTGAGAGGCCTCGCTGGGGTTCCAAGTGAAGGCCCTGTGTTATTAGTTGGTTATCATATGCTGATGGGAACAGAACTTGTTCCTCTTGCATTAGAATTCTTGAGGGAAAAGAAGGTTTTAGTCCGGGGTCTAACACACCCAGCACTGTTTACGCAACAGGCTGCAAGCAGCTCTAATGAATtttccttctttgatttgatGAAAGTATTTGGTGCATTGCCCGTCACACCAAGTAACATATTCAAATTGTTTTCGTCAAAATCATATGGTCTTCTTTATCCTGGTGGTGCACGTGAGGCTCTCCATCGCAAG GGTGAGGAGTATAAGTTGTTTTGGCCTGATCAACCAGAATTTGTAAGAATGGCAGCTAAATTTGGGACAACCATTGTTCCATTTGGAGTAGTTGGAGAGGATGACGTAGCTGAA CTAGTACTCGATTATAATGACTATATGAGAATTCCTGTCATCAATGACCTTATAAAAAAATCTAACGACGAGAGTATAAGGTTAAG GACTGATATGGGTGGCGAGATAGCAAATCAAGATCTTTACTTTCCTGGCCTTCTACCAAAGATTCCTGGACGCTTTTACTTTTTGTTTGGTAAGCCAATAGAAACCAAAGGGCGGGAAACTGTGCTGAAAAACCGAGATTCAGCAAACGAGTTGTACTTGCAGATAAAGTCTGAGGTAGAAGACAACATAGCTTATTTGCTTAAGAAAAGAAAGGAGGATCCTTATCGAAATATTGTTGACAGGACTATATACAGAGCATTTGATACGTCAATAGATGAAGCACCATCATTTGAAGTCTGA